The following proteins are encoded in a genomic region of Brachypodium distachyon strain Bd21 chromosome 1, Brachypodium_distachyon_v3.0, whole genome shotgun sequence:
- the LOC100821172 gene encoding acyl-CoA-binding domain-containing protein 5 isoform X2, with protein sequence MELFFELLLTAAASLLVAFLLAKLFSANDPRSDPRDRAVGPADVIAEGNEEEEQERIIEVDEVKVKRAWADVAAPTLAEEWVEVEKAPATVAEEKTRCLPEEVGIPARLAPELFLGAVLEGRKEEGEVGKKPCDLTSAAAAMETSVEVKLRDLGAESSPSPREVIDVELEKEGEQQHDLCAEVAPCEVLDAGSQKQEVQAIEAVEVEQRHLAAPKEVIDAALAQECSQTLAEIPHELASDAVPDEVLEAVFEKQEQQVIEVNQQELTSEVAPRVPVDVALAEKDELQDNPVEEVVDVHEEAQSDDKAKCDASMVGRQTELVPMEDLVVMKDDDPEVSHDGSSNDKVAVQLPEKEVTLLGMPEDETRACMEFEEWEGIERSEVEKRFGAAAAFSASDAGTAALSKLDSDVQLRLQGLLKVAIDGPCYDSTQPLTLRPSSRAKWVAWQKLGNMHPEIAMDKYMNLLSEIIPGWMGDKTNSFKLENRANTL encoded by the coding sequence ATGGAATTGTTCTTCGAGCTGCTCCTCACggcggccgcctccctcctcgtcgccttcctgcTGGCCAAGCTCTTCTCCGCGAATGATCCCCGGAGCGACCCGCGGGATCGCGCCGTGGGCCCCGCTGATGTGATCGCGGAGGGaaacgaggaggaggagcaagagaggaTCATCGAGGTAGATGAGGTCAAGGTGAAGCGGGCGTGGGCGGATGTGGCGGCGCCGACTCTCGCGGAGGAGTGGGTCGAGGTGGAGAAGGCCCCCGCCACTGTCGCGGAGGAGAAGACCCGGTGCTTGCCCGAGGAAGTGGGGATTCCGGCGAGGCTTGCTCCGGAGCTGTTCCTTGGTGCCGTGCTGGAGGGgcggaaggaggagggagaggttGGCAAGAAGCCGTGCGATTTGACCTCTGCGGCTGCCGCGATGGAGACGTCCGTCGAAGTGAAGCTGCGTGATTTGGGAGCTGAATCTTCTCCCAGTCCCAGGGAGGTTATTGACGTGGAGTTGGAGAAAGAGGGGGAGCAGCAGCATGATTTGTGTGCTGAGGTTGCTCCATGTGAAGTCCTTGATGCTGGATCGCAAAAACAGGAAGTTCAAGCCATTGAAGCTGTTGAAGTGGAACAGCGCCATCTGGCTGCTCCTAAGGAAGTCATTGATGCAGCACTGGCGCAGGAGTGTTCACAAACCTTAGCAGAGATTCCGCATGAATTGGCTTCTGATGCTGTGCCTGATGAGGTTCTTGAAGCAGTATTTGAGAAGCAAGAGCAACAAGTTATTGAAGTGAACCAGCAAGAATTGACCTCGGAGGTAGCTCCAAGAGTGCCTGTCGATGTGGCATTGGCAGAGAAGGATGAACTTCAAGACAATCCCGTGGAAGAAGTTGTTGATGTACACGAAGAAGCTCAGAGTGACGACAAAGCAAAATGTGATGCCAGCATGGTTGGTCGACAAACCGAGTTGGTTCCTATGGAGGATTTGGTAGTGATGAAGGATGATGATCCGGAAGTCAGCCACGATGGCAGCTCTAATGACAAAGTGGCTGTCCAGTTACCTGAGAAGGAAGTGACATTGCTAGGGATGCCGGAAGATGAGACTAGAGCATGCATGGAGTTTGAAGAGTGGGAAGGGATTGAGAGAAGTGAAGTGGAGAAGAGGTTTGGTGCAGCAGCGGCTTTTTCCGCTAGTGACGCTGGGACAGCTGCTCTGTCCAAGCTGGACAGTGATGTGCAGCTGCGGCTGCAGGGACTCCTCAAGGTTGCCATTGATGGTCCCTGTTATGATTCTACACAACCACTTACATTGAGGCCTTCATCTCGTGCAAAATG